In a genomic window of Nocardia fluminea:
- a CDS encoding TadA family conjugal transfer-associated ATPase, translated as MTSFVTVDLLERVRERLAEHPGVPDAAQLAAAIRTEAGGVLADTDLLRALRLLQTEMTGAGLLEPLLHDPRVADVLVTGPDSVWVDRGRGLELTDVRFADEAAVRRLAQRLALAAGRRLDDAQPWVDGKLAGTEATLGDAFGVRLHAVLAPVAHDGTCLSLRVLRPATQGLDALASAGSIPPDARRLLGDIVRARLAFLVVGGTGAGKTTLLSALLAAVDPAERIVCVEDAAELAPVHPHVVRLVARTANVEGVGAVTVRDLVRQALRMRPDRIVVGEVRGAEVVDLLTALNTGHDGGAGTVHANSPQEVPARLEALAALGGMDRAALHSQLAAAVQVVLHVRRRPDGTRALHEIGVLQRDSEGVHITPAWRSDNHPSPAVGELHRLLEVRLG; from the coding sequence ATGACCTCCTTCGTCACCGTCGACCTCCTCGAACGGGTCCGCGAGCGCCTTGCCGAGCATCCCGGCGTCCCCGATGCCGCGCAACTGGCGGCCGCGATCCGCACGGAAGCGGGTGGCGTGCTCGCCGACACCGATCTGCTTCGGGCACTGCGCCTGTTGCAGACCGAGATGACCGGGGCGGGGCTGCTCGAGCCGTTGCTGCACGATCCCCGGGTCGCCGATGTGCTCGTCACCGGGCCGGATTCGGTGTGGGTCGACCGTGGTCGCGGGCTGGAGCTCACCGATGTCCGCTTCGCCGACGAAGCCGCCGTTCGCCGCCTCGCCCAGCGCTTGGCGCTGGCCGCCGGCCGCCGCCTCGACGACGCCCAGCCCTGGGTCGACGGCAAACTCGCCGGAACCGAAGCCACGCTGGGCGACGCGTTCGGCGTCCGGCTCCACGCGGTACTCGCCCCCGTCGCCCACGACGGCACCTGCCTGTCCCTGCGCGTCCTGCGCCCCGCGACCCAGGGTCTCGATGCGCTGGCATCCGCCGGTTCGATTCCGCCGGACGCCCGCCGCCTGCTCGGCGACATCGTCCGCGCCCGCCTCGCGTTCCTGGTCGTCGGCGGTACCGGAGCGGGAAAGACGACGCTGCTCTCGGCGCTGCTCGCCGCCGTGGATCCCGCTGAACGCATCGTCTGTGTGGAGGATGCCGCCGAGCTCGCGCCGGTTCATCCGCATGTTGTGCGCTTGGTCGCCAGAACCGCCAATGTCGAAGGGGTAGGCGCGGTTACGGTGCGCGACCTGGTCCGCCAGGCCCTGCGGATGCGCCCGGATCGTATCGTCGTCGGCGAGGTCCGTGGCGCCGAAGTCGTCGATCTTCTGACGGCCCTCAACACCGGACACGACGGCGGAGCTGGCACCGTCCACGCCAACTCACCCCAGGAAGTCCCCGCCCGCCTGGAGGCATTGGCCGCTCTGGGTGGGATGGACCGGGCAGCCCTGCACAGTCAGTTGGCCGCCGCCGTCCAGGTAGTCCTGCACGTTCGCCGCCGCCCCGACGGGACCCGTGCTCTCCACGAGATCGGTGTTCTACAGCGCGATTCCGAGGGTGTACACATCACTCCGGCCTGGCGGTCGGACAACCACCCCAGTCCCGCGGTCGGCGAACTCCATCGACTACTCGAGGTGCGACTCGGATGA
- a CDS encoding DUF6262 family protein produces the protein MTAARTPAQVLQEARERGSRDKRSRVLAVVDDMITRNHQITFAGVARAAAVSNWLVYAPGIREHIDQARARQQARPRHDRESGATASPEGLRTDLALARAEIVRLRAERDQLKATVQRQLGQQLDQLHTTDLITRIDELTEQNKTLATALETTKRTNTTLQEQLTETQDDLAAARTSLRRMIKGENRTSP, from the coding sequence ATGACCGCAGCTCGAACCCCGGCCCAGGTCCTTCAAGAAGCTCGCGAGCGAGGCAGCCGCGACAAACGCAGCAGGGTCTTGGCAGTCGTCGACGACATGATCACTCGAAACCACCAGATAACCTTCGCCGGCGTCGCTCGCGCCGCTGCCGTCTCGAACTGGCTGGTCTATGCCCCCGGCATTCGGGAACACATCGACCAGGCACGCGCCCGGCAGCAAGCCCGACCCCGACACGACCGAGAATCCGGAGCCACCGCCAGCCCGGAAGGGCTACGCACCGATCTCGCCCTGGCCCGCGCCGAGATCGTTCGCCTTCGCGCCGAGCGCGACCAGCTGAAAGCGACCGTTCAGCGTCAGCTCGGCCAGCAACTCGACCAGCTCCACACCACCGACCTCATCACACGGATTGACGAACTCACCGAGCAGAACAAGACGCTTGCCACCGCGCTGGAGACCACCAAACGGACGAACACCACCCTTCAAGAACAACTCACCGAAACCCAGGACGACTTGGCCGCCGCCCGCACGAGCCTGCGACGAATGATCAAGGGCGAGAACAGAACCAGTCCTTGA
- a CDS encoding type II secretion system F family protein has protein sequence MLIAAVAIVLVPGRVAVSRRVRALGPPAVGVRGAASDTAKVDPLGSASAFDLLAACLRAGLPMAAAARASAPTAPPVLRAALLRAADLLALGADAATAWERAAADAVGSAGADDVESLARMARRSARSGASLAVAVGELATQRREAVEDAAVARAERAGVLIGGPLGLCFLPAFVCLGIVPVVIGLADRVLGGGGLL, from the coding sequence ATGTTGATCGCGGCGGTGGCGATTGTGTTGGTGCCGGGGCGGGTTGCTGTCAGTCGACGAGTGCGTGCGCTCGGACCGCCGGCGGTCGGCGTCCGCGGGGCGGCGAGCGATACTGCGAAGGTCGACCCGCTCGGGTCCGCGTCCGCGTTCGATCTGCTGGCCGCGTGTCTGCGGGCGGGACTGCCGATGGCCGCGGCCGCGCGGGCCAGTGCGCCGACTGCGCCGCCCGTTCTTCGGGCCGCATTGCTCAGGGCCGCGGACCTTCTCGCGCTCGGCGCCGATGCGGCGACGGCATGGGAACGGGCGGCAGCGGATGCCGTGGGGTCGGCGGGCGCCGATGACGTGGAGTCGCTGGCCCGGATGGCACGTCGTTCGGCTCGCTCCGGCGCCTCGCTGGCCGTGGCAGTCGGTGAACTGGCCACGCAACGCCGCGAAGCCGTGGAGGACGCCGCCGTCGCACGCGCGGAACGCGCGGGTGTGCTGATCGGTGGCCCACTCGGTCTGTGCTTCCTGCCCGCTTTCGTCTGCCTCGGCATCGTCCCGGTCGTCATCGGCCTCGCCGACCGCGTGCTCGGCGGCGGTGGGCTGCTGTGA
- a CDS encoding site-specific integrase: protein MEAPDSELDLGKWSSWLQERLVPDWRRTEWDPDLLLFTGDLSGPSTGIWKCSIEACSKPTGSSVGFCDTCTRGWRSSDLSREDFLATYIPKPNRRIGLRPSACCITQAEARCPRQSMSLGLCRIHYATWKRDHKRGAQLEDWKQQAQPLAPIALCAVLACPLDSIGYTGLCLGHSKLWTSAVRSGDFDDDAEGKRTWLTTRALPHLALHQFSLNATNPLVRQEILYAVQARERRGRKVNPTVVRRFLALVGDAASLAENDALWQRLFTHHRTTNFDAFVRETHWAIGVALDRFRGIDPKNKTTWDLAAIGVPSKITASGLRTHAGSVDFGVIRQPWLRDLVMEWARAENPASEKLRFRWRAALTASQALQLRPGGGMTPSELSFADMNAVAEAFRSMRRDTGELMSASYRAHWLTEFYEILDFGRAAGLLADMSASFARHSSHRIAREDGNEDNIGKAIPEPVIAQLDAHLDLLAIDTPYCAWGQADVQAMFQTAYLVHRDTGRRPLETCGLLLDCLEFDSGEYSLLWDNRKGRRLRRRLPILTTTAETILEWRERRTRLTIPPRSADHLFPASSANAGPRHLLTGRFGQVLRAWVEAIPELHSTEPGPDGRPLPFDRALIFPYAFRHSYAQRHADAGIRVEVLKELMDHKLVTTTMGYFKVSLKRKREAIQTMRFHVVDRTGRSAPISSEVAYQAKSVAVPFGNCSEPSNVQAGGKACPIRFQCAGCGFYRPDPSYLPAVEDHVRSLKADRETARAIDADDFVVRNLTDQITAFHGVIKAIRERMDQLPADERRSVDEAAAVLRKVRAADGVPSPTDRRLLLPLTVATGEQPR from the coding sequence GTGGAGGCGCCGGACTCGGAGCTCGATCTGGGGAAATGGTCGTCCTGGCTGCAGGAGAGACTGGTTCCGGATTGGCGCCGCACAGAATGGGATCCCGATCTGCTGTTGTTCACCGGGGATCTGTCCGGCCCTTCGACCGGAATCTGGAAGTGCTCGATCGAGGCGTGTTCGAAACCGACCGGATCCAGCGTCGGGTTCTGCGACACCTGCACGCGCGGATGGCGCTCCAGTGATCTCAGTCGCGAGGACTTCCTCGCCACCTACATTCCGAAACCGAACCGGCGCATAGGGTTACGGCCATCGGCCTGCTGCATCACCCAAGCGGAGGCCCGCTGCCCCCGGCAGTCCATGTCTCTGGGCCTCTGCCGGATCCACTACGCGACATGGAAGAGAGACCATAAACGCGGAGCCCAGCTTGAAGATTGGAAACAGCAGGCCCAACCGCTGGCCCCGATCGCGCTCTGCGCTGTTCTGGCCTGCCCGCTGGATTCCATCGGCTACACCGGACTCTGCCTCGGTCACAGCAAGCTTTGGACCAGCGCGGTCCGATCCGGGGACTTCGACGATGACGCCGAGGGAAAGCGGACCTGGCTGACCACGCGCGCTCTTCCTCACCTCGCCCTGCACCAGTTCTCCCTCAATGCCACCAATCCGCTGGTGAGGCAGGAGATTCTCTACGCGGTCCAGGCACGAGAACGGCGCGGCCGGAAAGTCAATCCCACTGTTGTCCGCCGGTTCCTGGCGCTGGTCGGAGACGCCGCGAGCCTGGCCGAGAACGACGCTCTCTGGCAGAGGCTCTTCACGCACCATCGGACGACCAACTTCGACGCGTTCGTGCGCGAAACGCATTGGGCGATCGGCGTTGCCCTGGACCGGTTCCGCGGCATCGACCCCAAGAACAAGACCACCTGGGATCTTGCCGCGATCGGCGTTCCGTCCAAGATCACGGCCTCGGGCCTCCGAACGCATGCAGGCTCCGTCGATTTCGGTGTGATTCGCCAGCCCTGGTTGCGGGATCTGGTGATGGAGTGGGCGCGCGCAGAGAACCCGGCCAGCGAGAAGCTACGGTTTCGCTGGCGGGCCGCGCTGACGGCCTCCCAGGCGCTACAGCTTCGCCCCGGCGGCGGCATGACTCCCTCGGAACTGAGCTTCGCGGACATGAACGCGGTCGCCGAGGCGTTCCGGTCCATGCGCCGCGACACCGGCGAGCTCATGAGTGCGTCTTACCGGGCCCACTGGCTCACCGAGTTCTACGAGATTCTCGACTTCGGTCGCGCCGCAGGACTCTTGGCCGATATGTCGGCGAGCTTCGCCCGCCACAGTTCTCACCGCATCGCACGCGAAGACGGCAACGAGGACAATATCGGCAAAGCCATCCCGGAGCCGGTCATCGCCCAGCTGGACGCTCACCTGGATCTACTGGCCATCGACACCCCCTACTGCGCTTGGGGACAGGCCGACGTCCAGGCCATGTTCCAAACCGCTTACCTCGTCCACCGCGACACCGGCCGGCGCCCCTTGGAGACCTGCGGCCTGCTACTCGACTGCCTCGAGTTCGACTCCGGTGAATACAGCCTGCTTTGGGACAACCGCAAGGGCCGGCGGCTCCGCCGCCGGTTGCCCATCCTCACCACCACCGCCGAAACCATCCTCGAATGGCGTGAGCGCCGGACCCGGTTGACGATTCCGCCGCGAAGCGCTGACCACTTGTTCCCTGCTAGCAGCGCGAACGCCGGTCCGCGCCACCTCCTGACGGGAAGGTTCGGCCAAGTCCTGCGGGCCTGGGTCGAGGCGATCCCCGAACTGCACAGCACGGAACCGGGCCCGGATGGGCGACCATTGCCCTTCGACCGGGCTCTGATCTTTCCCTACGCGTTTCGGCACTCCTATGCCCAACGACACGCTGACGCCGGTATCCGCGTCGAGGTCCTCAAGGAACTGATGGACCACAAGCTGGTCACCACCACCATGGGCTACTTCAAGGTTTCGTTGAAACGCAAACGCGAAGCCATCCAGACCATGCGATTCCACGTCGTCGACCGCACCGGCCGATCAGCCCCGATCAGCTCAGAAGTCGCCTACCAGGCCAAGTCAGTGGCCGTCCCCTTCGGCAACTGCAGCGAACCGAGCAACGTCCAGGCCGGCGGGAAGGCCTGCCCGATCAGGTTCCAATGCGCTGGCTGCGGGTTCTATCGTCCTGACCCGTCCTACCTGCCAGCCGTCGAAGATCACGTCCGCTCCCTCAAAGCCGACCGGGAAACCGCGCGAGCCATCGACGCCGACGATTTCGTCGTCCGCAACCTCACCGACCAGATCACCGCCTTCCACGGCGTGATCAAAGCCATCCGCGAGCGCATGGACCAGCTACCAGCCGACGAACGCCGGAGCGTCGATGAGGCTGCTGCAGTGCTACGGAAGGTCCGCGCTGCCGACGGCGTCCCCTCACCCACCGATCGACGACTCCTCCTGCCGCTTACCGTCGCCACAGGAGAACAACCCCGATGA
- a CDS encoding TadE family type IV pilus minor pilin, whose amino-acid sequence MTVEAAIALAALVCAVALCVGALFAGSTQVRCTDAAREAARLAARGDASRALAAGRSVAPPGATVELRTEGDRVVATVAANTPLLPGLRLRAEAVAVTEPGVHP is encoded by the coding sequence GTGACGGTCGAGGCCGCCATCGCCCTCGCGGCCCTGGTGTGCGCGGTCGCGCTGTGCGTCGGCGCGCTATTCGCAGGATCCACGCAGGTCCGCTGCACCGACGCGGCCCGCGAGGCTGCCCGGCTCGCCGCCCGCGGCGACGCCTCGCGCGCGCTCGCCGCCGGAAGATCGGTCGCGCCACCGGGCGCGACCGTCGAACTCCGCACCGAAGGCGACCGGGTGGTCGCCACCGTCGCCGCGAACACCCCACTGCTTCCCGGCCTGCGCCTCCGCGCCGAAGCGGTAGCCGTCACCGAGCCGGGAGTGCACCCGTGA
- a CDS encoding Fic family protein has protein sequence MTDPLQPLVDLPGVREAADKARDALAAVHRHKSNRRGWATTAAEAAVRAARSSAAIEGASTDLPADGKVSDPVLAGALRVGQALDGDALTNLVGTWRRAPLQALARLHLLAAADLVTDEQELGRPRSTPGVAERLDMLTQTVQSSKAPAPVVAAIVHGELLSLRPFGTGDGVVARAASRLVAVSSGLDPHSLGVPEVFWLRRRQAYLDAAAGFGMGTAEGVGGWVLFCAGALEDGAREANSIADAAAG, from the coding sequence GTGACTGATCCGCTCCAGCCCTTGGTCGATCTGCCCGGCGTGCGCGAGGCCGCCGACAAGGCACGCGACGCGCTCGCGGCCGTGCACCGGCACAAGTCGAACCGGCGCGGCTGGGCGACCACCGCCGCCGAAGCCGCCGTGCGTGCCGCCCGTTCCTCGGCGGCCATCGAAGGCGCGAGCACCGACCTGCCCGCCGACGGCAAGGTCAGCGACCCGGTGCTGGCCGGCGCGTTGCGGGTGGGTCAGGCCCTCGACGGTGACGCGCTCACCAATCTCGTCGGCACCTGGCGGCGCGCACCCCTGCAGGCGCTGGCTCGGCTGCACCTGCTCGCCGCCGCCGACCTGGTGACCGACGAGCAGGAACTCGGTCGCCCGCGTTCGACTCCCGGCGTCGCCGAACGGCTCGACATGCTCACCCAGACCGTCCAGTCGAGCAAGGCACCCGCCCCGGTGGTCGCGGCGATCGTGCACGGCGAGCTGCTGTCGCTGCGTCCGTTCGGCACCGGTGACGGTGTCGTCGCGCGCGCTGCCTCACGGCTGGTCGCGGTGTCGAGTGGACTCGATCCGCACAGCCTCGGCGTTCCCGAAGTGTTCTGGCTGCGCCGCAGGCAGGCCTACCTCGACGCGGCCGCCGGATTCGGCATGGGCACCGCGGAGGGTGTGGGTGGCTGGGTGCTGTTCTGCGCGGGCGCGCTCGAAGACGGTGCTCGCGAGGCGAACTCGATCGCCGACGCGGCGGCCGGCTGA
- a CDS encoding tyrosine-type recombinase/integrase, with amino-acid sequence MDPEVVAPLTQAKFLAFLPEGFDPGEDGRFRTAQVKLVKFRVAISGYEWLSAEQVTVLIELAARARDRFLVSLLATTGMRIGEALGLRREDMHLLSNSRDLGCSIEGPHVHIHRRRNANGAWAKARKPRSVPVTTSVVDHYVDYLVERGRVPEALDCDLVFVNLFHAPLGEGMKYGSAKEMFDRLARRAGFTARPHMLRHAAATRWLRNGTDRSVVQALLGHVSSKSMDLYTHVDDQEKRAAVNAVGAARSQEGTK; translated from the coding sequence GTGGATCCCGAGGTCGTTGCTCCGCTGACGCAGGCGAAGTTCTTGGCGTTCCTCCCGGAAGGATTCGACCCTGGCGAGGATGGCCGGTTTCGGACCGCCCAGGTCAAGTTGGTGAAGTTCCGTGTCGCGATCTCGGGTTACGAGTGGTTGTCGGCCGAGCAGGTCACGGTGCTGATCGAGCTCGCCGCGAGAGCGAGAGACCGGTTCCTGGTTTCCCTATTGGCGACGACGGGGATGCGGATCGGCGAGGCGTTGGGACTTCGCCGGGAGGATATGCACCTGCTGTCCAACTCCCGTGATCTCGGCTGCTCGATCGAGGGCCCGCACGTTCACATCCATCGACGCCGGAACGCCAATGGCGCTTGGGCGAAAGCTCGTAAGCCCAGGTCGGTCCCGGTGACCACGTCTGTTGTCGATCACTATGTGGACTATCTCGTCGAACGCGGTCGTGTCCCAGAAGCGCTGGACTGCGATCTGGTCTTCGTCAACCTCTTTCACGCCCCGCTGGGGGAAGGCATGAAATACGGATCTGCCAAAGAGATGTTCGACCGGTTGGCCAGGCGCGCTGGATTCACGGCTCGCCCGCACATGCTGCGGCACGCCGCGGCCACGCGATGGCTGCGCAACGGCACCGATCGCAGTGTCGTTCAGGCGCTCCTCGGGCATGTCTCGTCGAAATCCATGGATCTTTATACCCACGTCGACGATCAGGAGAAGCGTGCTGCTGTCAACGCGGTCGGCGCGGCCCGGTCGCAGGAAGGCACGAAATGA
- a CDS encoding DUF6338 family protein gives MAFPTSLTVVFVLFSLVPGWFYLRLVERTRPARKVSGLHEVMQMLAVGLATTGFALLIVVLLPSSWLVDWVALVQDGRAYVLPHLRRVVVSIAVLFVLAILIAYLLYWCRARRSPTGFKPEETTWVSAFNASPKGSSPWLVIEMADGRKIEGWLHSYDPDEEKPDIALQGGLWETGPGRGRVEMSADRFIAAGDQVVSVWVTDRSVEDGEAETADGCMSRIKDWFCSRP, from the coding sequence ATGGCATTCCCGACGAGTCTCACGGTCGTATTCGTCCTGTTCAGCCTCGTCCCGGGCTGGTTCTATCTGCGTCTGGTTGAGCGAACTCGCCCGGCTCGTAAGGTCAGTGGTCTTCACGAGGTCATGCAGATGCTGGCGGTCGGGTTGGCGACCACTGGTTTTGCGCTCCTGATCGTGGTGCTTCTGCCGAGCAGTTGGCTCGTTGATTGGGTGGCGCTCGTGCAGGATGGTCGAGCGTATGTTCTGCCGCATTTGAGACGTGTAGTGGTGTCGATCGCGGTCCTCTTCGTGCTGGCGATCCTGATCGCCTATCTGCTCTATTGGTGCAGAGCACGACGCTCGCCGACCGGGTTCAAGCCCGAGGAAACCACGTGGGTCAGTGCCTTCAACGCGTCTCCGAAGGGCTCGTCGCCATGGTTGGTGATCGAGATGGCCGACGGGCGGAAGATCGAGGGCTGGCTGCATAGCTATGACCCCGACGAGGAAAAACCCGACATCGCGTTGCAGGGCGGCCTCTGGGAGACCGGACCTGGTCGGGGCCGCGTTGAGATGTCGGCGGACCGATTCATCGCGGCAGGAGATCAGGTGGTGTCGGTGTGGGTCACGGACCGATCGGTCGAGGACGGCGAGGCGGAAACCGCTGATGGGTGCATGTCTCGGATCAAGGACTGGTTCTGTTCTCGCCCTTGA
- the ssd gene encoding septum site-determining protein Ssd, with amino-acid sequence MNPVPMRSGPPPIAPALVLVRDERLRAEVRRVAAAAERVTDERVMPVGRHAWAGAGMVILDTAAAGAAAVAGFPRRPGVVLVTEEEPAVPDWQAATAVGAERVVALPTGAVTLVEQFAEHAESRTGEGAVVAVVGAGGGAGASTLAAATALRAAARRVRRETVLIDGAPLDGGIDLVLGMENVPGLRWPDLIIEDGRVSAAALHSALPVGAPGLAVLSCGRARPVTGAGQGRSRADSVSAGHGFVGLAPAAVRAVIESGRDAGDLVVCDVSCERGPAADAMLDAADLVVLVVPARLRAIAAAEVVSAYLGERNPNRGLVVRGPAPGGLRGAEVAELLGLPLLAAVRGQAGLASRLERGGLSVRRRGPLRDAADAVLAMVGADA; translated from the coding sequence ATGAACCCAGTCCCGATGCGCAGTGGCCCGCCACCGATCGCGCCCGCTCTCGTGCTCGTGCGTGACGAACGGCTGCGCGCGGAGGTTCGTCGAGTCGCGGCCGCCGCCGAGCGCGTCACCGACGAACGGGTGATGCCGGTCGGCAGGCACGCCTGGGCGGGGGCAGGCATGGTGATCCTCGATACCGCCGCCGCTGGTGCGGCCGCCGTCGCCGGATTCCCGCGGCGGCCGGGCGTCGTCCTGGTCACCGAGGAGGAACCTGCCGTACCCGACTGGCAAGCGGCGACCGCGGTGGGTGCCGAACGTGTTGTCGCCTTGCCCACCGGTGCGGTCACGCTGGTCGAACAGTTCGCCGAACACGCCGAATCCCGTACGGGGGAAGGGGCGGTCGTCGCGGTGGTCGGTGCGGGAGGTGGTGCCGGTGCCTCCACACTCGCCGCGGCTACCGCGTTGCGCGCGGCCGCGCGGCGGGTGCGTCGCGAGACGGTGCTGATCGACGGTGCCCCGCTCGACGGCGGGATAGATCTGGTGTTGGGCATGGAGAACGTGCCGGGGCTGCGATGGCCGGACCTGATCATCGAGGACGGGCGGGTGTCGGCGGCGGCGCTGCACAGTGCGTTGCCCGTCGGAGCTCCTGGCTTGGCGGTCCTGTCTTGCGGTCGAGCGCGACCCGTCACCGGTGCGGGCCAGGGGCGATCCCGGGCCGACTCGGTTTCCGCAGGGCACGGGTTCGTCGGACTGGCTCCGGCAGCGGTGCGTGCGGTCATCGAGTCAGGCAGGGACGCAGGGGATCTCGTGGTCTGCGATGTGTCGTGTGAGCGTGGCCCGGCGGCCGACGCGATGCTCGATGCCGCCGATCTGGTCGTGCTCGTCGTCCCGGCCCGGCTACGGGCCATCGCCGCCGCCGAAGTCGTCTCGGCCTACCTGGGGGAGCGAAACCCCAACCGCGGCTTGGTCGTCCGCGGCCCCGCACCCGGCGGGCTACGCGGCGCGGAAGTCGCCGAGCTACTCGGATTGCCTCTGCTCGCCGCGGTTCGCGGACAAGCGGGCCTCGCTTCCCGGCTCGAGCGCGGTGGCCTGAGCGTTCGCCGCCGCGGTCCCCTGCGGGACGCCGCCGACGCCGTCCTCGCCATGGTCGGAGCCGACGCATGA
- a CDS encoding HAD-IB family hydrolase, with product MPGGRVAAFFDLDKTVIAKSSAFVFSKPFYAQGLLNRRAVLESSYAHFLFLLSGADHDQMERMRANLANMCAGWDVEQVKTIVAETLHDLVDPLIYAEAADLIADHKIRGHDVVIVSASGEEIVGPIAEVLGASHTEATRMVVEDGKYTGDIEFYCYGEGKVAAIEKLAAEQGYDLSRCYAYSDSVTDVPMLSAVGHPTAVNPDRALRKEAASRGWPVLTFSNPVSLWSRFQTPSSTTVAATAAVGLSAIIAGAISYRLLRKRR from the coding sequence GTGCCGGGTGGGCGCGTCGCCGCGTTCTTCGATCTCGATAAAACGGTGATCGCGAAGTCGAGCGCGTTCGTCTTCAGCAAACCGTTCTACGCGCAGGGTCTGCTCAACCGCAGAGCGGTGTTGGAGAGCAGCTACGCGCACTTTTTGTTCCTGCTTTCCGGTGCGGATCACGACCAGATGGAACGGATGCGGGCAAACCTCGCCAACATGTGCGCGGGCTGGGATGTGGAGCAGGTGAAAACCATTGTGGCCGAGACTCTTCACGATCTGGTGGACCCGCTGATCTACGCCGAGGCCGCCGATCTGATCGCCGATCACAAGATCCGTGGGCACGATGTGGTGATCGTCTCGGCCTCCGGCGAGGAGATCGTCGGACCGATAGCTGAGGTGCTCGGCGCCTCGCACACCGAGGCGACCCGGATGGTCGTCGAGGACGGCAAGTACACCGGCGATATCGAGTTCTATTGCTACGGCGAGGGCAAGGTCGCCGCCATCGAGAAGCTCGCCGCCGAGCAGGGCTACGACCTGTCGCGGTGCTACGCCTACTCCGACTCGGTGACCGACGTGCCGATGCTGAGCGCCGTCGGCCATCCGACCGCGGTCAACCCCGACCGCGCATTGCGCAAGGAGGCGGCGAGCCGCGGCTGGCCGGTGCTCACGTTCTCCAATCCGGTGTCGCTGTGGTCGCGATTCCAGACGCCGTCGAGCACTACCGTGGCCGCGACGGCCGCCGTCGGACTCAGCGCGATCATCGCCGGCGCGATCAGCTACCGCCTGCTGCGCAAGCGACGCTGA
- a CDS encoding type II secretion system F family protein → MGCTAFVFGPGVGLAALMLGATVAVRQRRGRGDRARRRECGYLLAGLEAVVGELRVGAHPSAAAESAAGESRGEAARVLAISAGRSRLGGSGADGWVQPDSIVAEELSRVAAAWRVAEEHGLALAELLAAARSDLLGRIRFRDRTEAALAGARASATVLAGLPLVGIGLGQLMGAAPLTILFTSPAGELLLPLGAALACCGLLWTDVITRKSTA, encoded by the coding sequence ATGGGGTGCACGGCATTCGTGTTCGGCCCAGGCGTCGGGTTGGCGGCTCTCATGCTGGGAGCCACGGTGGCGGTGCGTCAGCGGCGTGGGCGAGGTGACCGTGCACGGCGCCGCGAATGTGGCTACCTCCTGGCCGGCCTCGAAGCCGTGGTCGGTGAGCTCCGCGTCGGCGCGCACCCGAGCGCGGCAGCTGAGTCCGCCGCGGGCGAGTCACGAGGCGAAGCGGCACGCGTGCTGGCGATCAGCGCGGGCCGCAGCCGCCTCGGTGGTTCCGGCGCCGATGGCTGGGTCCAACCGGATTCGATTGTCGCCGAGGAACTGTCGAGGGTCGCCGCCGCATGGCGGGTGGCCGAAGAACATGGGCTGGCCCTCGCGGAACTGCTCGCCGCCGCCCGGTCCGACCTACTCGGGCGCATTCGCTTCCGCGACCGCACCGAGGCCGCCCTCGCCGGCGCCCGGGCATCGGCCACCGTCCTGGCCGGCCTCCCACTGGTAGGCATCGGTCTGGGTCAACTGATGGGCGCCGCCCCACTCACCATCCTGTTCACCTCCCCGGCCGGCGAACTGCTCCTCCCACTGGGCGCGGCCCTCGCCTGCTGTGGACTGCTGTGGACAGATGTCATCACCCGCAAAAGCACAGCCTGA